In the genome of Nocardioides seonyuensis, one region contains:
- a CDS encoding ABC transporter permease subunit: MTATTTIPDTATVAPSRRTTRTIPTTRLVKVELRKMFNTRSGFWMLISIGALSLLATAATIVFAPDEEITYEAFATAIGFPMSVILPMIAILAVTSEWSQRSGLTTFTLVPGRARVIGAKAIATFLVGVVSMAVAFAVGALGNLVGSALAGVDTVWNISLATAPQIVLGNLVGMAIGFTLGVVLRSSAAAIVGYFVVSLVLPGILALLASVRAWFADLQPWIDWNHTQVELFGGNTDTAREWAMLGSTTAIWIVLPLVVGLLFLRRSEVK, from the coding sequence ATGACCGCCACGACCACCATCCCCGACACCGCGACGGTCGCCCCCAGTCGTCGTACGACACGCACGATCCCGACCACCCGCCTGGTCAAGGTCGAGCTCCGCAAGATGTTCAACACCCGCTCGGGCTTCTGGATGCTCATCAGCATCGGGGCGCTCTCCCTGCTCGCGACAGCGGCGACCATCGTCTTCGCCCCCGACGAGGAGATCACCTACGAGGCCTTTGCGACCGCGATCGGCTTCCCCATGTCGGTGATCCTGCCGATGATCGCGATCCTGGCCGTCACGAGCGAGTGGAGCCAGCGCAGCGGGCTCACCACGTTCACGCTCGTGCCGGGCCGGGCCCGGGTGATCGGTGCCAAGGCGATCGCCACCTTCCTGGTCGGCGTGGTCTCCATGGCCGTCGCGTTCGCCGTCGGTGCCCTCGGCAACCTGGTGGGCTCCGCGCTCGCCGGCGTCGACACGGTCTGGAACATCTCGCTGGCGACCGCACCCCAGATCGTCCTGGGCAACCTGGTCGGCATGGCCATCGGCTTCACCCTCGGCGTCGTGCTCCGGAGCTCCGCGGCCGCGATCGTCGGCTACTTCGTGGTCTCGCTGGTCCTGCCCGGCATCCTCGCGCTGCTCGCCTCGGTGCGCGCCTGGTTCGCCGACCTGCAGCCGTGGATCGACTGGAACCACACGCAGGTGGAGCTCTTCGGGGGCAACACCGACACCGCCAGGGAGTGGGCGATGCTCGGCTCGACCACCGCCATCTGGATCGTGCTGCCGCTGGTCGTCGGGCTGCTCTTCCTCCGCCGCTCCGAGGTGAAGTGA